In Chloroflexota bacterium, the genomic stretch CTGCGAAGTAGCCCCACGGGATGTTGATCTCGTTGGCAATCTTGTACATGCCGACCATAAGGGTCTTGGCCGAGTCGGGCGCGGGGATGATGACCGAGGCCAGGGCGTACTCGCCCCAGCCGGTCATGAAGGCGAACAGCCCCGTAACGGCCAGCGCGGGCCGCGCCAGCGGAAGCCCGATGAGCAGGAAGGACTGGACCGGGCCGCAACCGTCAATCATCCCCGCCTCTTCCAGGTCAATCGGGATGGTGTCAAAGTACCCCTTGAGGTTCCAGGTGCAGAAGACCAGCGTGAACGACGTGTAGGCGATGATCAGGCCCCAGGGGTTCTTGTAGAGACCGATGGCGGTGAGCAGTTGCGCCTGCGGGACGAGCGCCAAGACGCCCGGAAACGCCTGGATGGCCAGCAGGAAGATGAGGCCGGCC encodes the following:
- a CDS encoding ABC transporter permease subunit, coding for MRRSTPGVKILQYVILVIATIFALYPVWFAILASGRAGGRLYTFNLLGMFIPVEWTWENYRVMLLGGQPFLQWMRNSLFVAGVTTVACIVVATSAAFAFSRFRFKGREAGLIFLLAIQAFPGVLALVPQAQLLTAIGLYKNPWGLIIAYTSFTLVFCTWNLKGYFDTIPIDLEEAGMIDGCGPVQSFLLIGLPLARPALAVTGLFAFMTGWGEYALASVIIPAPDSAKTLMVGMYKIANEINIPWGYFAAGAVMVIIPVLLVFLYLQRYLESGLTLGGVKG